In one Nicotiana tomentosiformis chromosome 6, ASM39032v3, whole genome shotgun sequence genomic region, the following are encoded:
- the LOC138894793 gene encoding uncharacterized protein gives MGPSGREARSKFKNVWADHRFANRDSGSSLSRFSKDRGERNRDANTNARIGDYNLNVSTSELVVVLRSMGDKVRWPKEMRSNPNRRNPDFWCEFHNDHGHRTSDCRLLQGEVEHLLKQGYLTELFSEKGKQAYMKNRQEPPKPLSPKRTVNVINGGEEVNGVTYTTARKTTKFTITHGKRTRQTLEDGNITFDDADADGLMIPHNDALVISLLIHDTNVKRVLIDPGSSVNIILLRVVNEMLMGDRVVPNARSLSGFDNSTVVTKGEIELSTYA, from the coding sequence ATGGGACCTTCGGGGAGAGAAGCTCGTTCCAAATTCAAAAACGTGTGGGCTGATCACAGGTTCGCAAATAGAGATTCAGGTTCGTCATTGTCGAGATTCAGCAAAGATCGAGGTGAACGCAACAGAGATGCTAATACAAACGCAAGGATTGGGGACTACAATTTAAACGTAAGTACCTCCGAGTTGGTCGTTGTTTTAAGAAGCATGGGGGATAAGGTACGATGGCCTAAAGAGATGAGATCAAATCCAAATAGAAGAAACCCAGACTTTTGGTGCGAGTTCCATAATGACCATGGCCATAGAACATCAGACTGCAGATTATTACAAGGTGAGGTGGAACATTTATTGAAGCAGGGCTATCTGACGGAATTATTCAGCGAGAAAGGCAAACAAGCTTACATGAAAAATAGGCAAGAGCCCCCAAAACCTCTATCTCCAAAGAGAACAGTAAATGTGATAAACGGCGGAGAAGAAGTCAACGGCGTAACCTATACAACTGCGAGAAAAACAACAAAGTTCACAATAACTCACGGGAAGCGAACTCGCCAAACTCTGGAAGACGGCAACATAACCTTTGATGATGCAGATGCCGATGGATTAATGattcctcacaatgatgcacttgtaatatctttacttatacatgatactaatgtaaaacgagttttgattgaccCAGGTAGCTCCGTGAACATCATTCTATTACGAGTGGTGAACGAAATGCTGATGGGCGATCGTGTAGTTCCAAATGCACGTTCCTTATCTGGGTTTGATAACTCAACCGTTGTTACAAAGGGCGAGATTGAACTAAGCACATACGCATAA